The Impatiens glandulifera chromosome 3, dImpGla2.1, whole genome shotgun sequence genome contains a region encoding:
- the LOC124929783 gene encoding endoribonuclease Dicer homolog 2-like, whose protein sequence is MGEPMEEVSIDTLETTNNLSPDVFEFARNYQVEARDKAIKQNTIVFLETGSGKTLIAIMLLRNYAYLLRKPSKSIAVFLVPTVVLVQQQAKALERYLDLSIGKYWGEMGVDFWDGSVWKQECLKHEVLMIWKFSLSGQFVLVMTPMILLNALRHSFIKLEAMKVLIFDECHNARGKHAYACIMKEFYHPSLQAGVTCLPRIFGMTASPVKGKGVKIRSLFSLIKLCAQADYACCLFRFKLFSRILEGDS, encoded by the exons ATGGGAGAACCCATGGAAGAAGTTTCTATTGATACCCTTGAGACAACTAATAATCTATCACCCGATGTTTTTGAGTTTGCGAGAAA TTATCAAGTGGAAGCACGGGATAAGGCGATAAAGCAGAACACGATTGTGTTTTTAGAAACTGGTTCTGGGAAGACACTGATTGCTATTATGCTCCTTCGAAACTATGCTTACCTTTTAAGAAAACCATCTAAAAGCATTGCTGTTTTCTTGGTTCCTACTGTTGTCTTGGTCCAACAA CAAGCCAAGGCTTTGGAAAGGTATCTGGATTTATCAATAGGGAAGTATTGGGGGGAGATGGGAGTTGATTTCTGggatggttctgtttggaaacAAGAATGCCTGAAACATGAGGTTCTTATGATTTGGAAATTCTCACTTTCTGGTCAATTT GTGTTGGTAATGACACCCATGATCTTGCTGAATGCTTTGAGGCACAGCTTCATAAAACTGGAGGCGATGAAGGTATTAATATTCGACGAATGCCATAATGCTAGAGGTAAACATGCCTACGCATGTATCATGAAG gaGTTTTATCATCCCAGTTTGCAAGCAGGTGTCACGTGCCTTCCTCGGATATTTGGGATGACTGCTTCCCCTGTAAAAGGCAAAGGTGTTAAGATTCGCtctttattttctcttattaaGCTATGTGCTCAAGCTGATTATGCATGTTGTTTGTTCAGGTTCAAGCTCTTCAGCAGAATATTGGAAGGAGATTCGTGA
- the LOC124931265 gene encoding endoribonuclease Dicer homolog 2, whose product MNSKVHTVVSESVLAEYIPFSNTKMKFFKDAEIPISLSSSVTSQLNSLEDKYKSAIEKSDLSKTTSESTKKKMSKLFSTYIYCFEELGLWLALKAAESISREESEQFSCTKSDVCGEKFMRDLSLEACKLFSSHLPSGQSWSISDDINANVDAGYLTYKVICLLESLLEYRDKKEFRCIIFVDRVVTAIVLPLLLNDVLPKLCSWNTKYTAGHQSRLQSQSRTEQHKVVEDFRSGAINIIVATSILEEGLDVQSCNVVIRFDLSSTVCSFIQSRGRARVQGSDFVLMMRNGDKSSHTRMENYLKSGEVMREESILHASVPCGPLKSQDEPVMYRVESTGAIVTLTSSVVLLYFYCSRLPSDGYFKPAPYFQFDDDLGTCTLYLPKSSSLTNHVTVSGNGKFLKKMACLEACKQLHQIGALTDHLVPDMVVEQEAAIQVLGSVPNMDNLPNYFPPELIDTSEDGEIKSYHCYFVKMSRDFEYYVPLSHVMLVFPTKFELSDEDLNFELNDNRGFVTAQMKYEGPLDLNSYQVAMARRFQVTLFTILLDHSLQNLEEALSKRDSVSGLDYLVLPCKREGVIDWNCVISAMSPRKNLCKEPLHSTACEAGQHRVHTKHGLVCHCMLVNSVAWTPHNGHVYLINDTLTDKTVNSLMDFKSGVGLTYNEYYKSRYSIDLHFDEGPLLKGRRPFVVHNNPQTSSKRPNEKERISNPHVQLPPELCLIIMSPISASTFYSFSFVPVLMHRLESLLVAVNLKGILKDHCIRSVDIPTLKVLEAITTKRCQEKFHLESLETLGDSFLKYATSQQLFKTFQNQHEGLLTIKRSVIISNATLCRLGCEHKLPGFIRDEPFNSKVWIIPGDHSGKYVLDEESISSTKKVYNRGMRKMKFKRIADVVEALIGAFLSTGGEEAALLFLNWLGIEADRIPTPYIRLLPIHPERLVNVGYFQDLLHYSFRDISLLVEAVTHGSYMLPEVPLCYQRLEFVGDAVLDYIITLYLYNKYPGLTPGLLTDLRSASVNNDCYARSAIKANLHKHVLHASQDLHKHVLIAVQEVNMSETTTDIGWESETNFPKVLGDVMESIAGAIFIDSGYNLNVVFESMRGLLEPIVTPESLKVHPVRELTEFCQKEHYGMEKPVVSREKGMFLVTVEVEANGTIHKYTGKATDKKIAKKQACSELLSLLKDSMSTDI is encoded by the exons ATGAATTCAAAG GTTCACACTGTTGTGAGCGAATCTGTTCTGGCAGAATATATTCCTTTTTCTAATACGAAGATGAAGTTTTTCAAAGATGCGGAAATTCCTATTTCATTATCCTCTTCTGTTACAAGTCAATTGAACAGTTTGGAAGATAAG TATAAGTCAGCCATAGAGAAATCTGATCTTAGTAAAACAACTTCTGAatctacaaaaaaaaagatGTCCAAGTTGTTTTCAACATacatttattgttttgaagAGCTGGGTCTATGGTTGGCACTAAAG GCTGCAGAATCCATATCACGTGAAGAATCTGAACAATTCTCTTGTACTAAATCGGATGTATGCGGTGAGAAGTTTATGCGAGATCTCAGTTTAGAAGCATGCAAGTTGTTCTCTTCCCATTTGCCTTCTG GTCAAAGCTGGTCTATTTCTGATGACATAAATGCTAATGTTGATGCTGGATATCTTACTTACAAAGTCATTTGTCTTCTTGAATCACTGCTTGAATACAG GGATAAAAAGGAATTTAGATGCATAATCTTTGTGGACAGAGTTGTAACCGCCATTGTTCTTCCACTACTGTTAAATGATGTGCTCCCAAAACTTTGTAGCTGGAACACGAAATATACAGCCGGACATCAGTCACGCTTGCAGTCACAAAGTAGAACAGAACAACATAAAGTAGTTGAAGATTTTCGCAGTGGTGCT aTAAACATCATTGTGGCCACCTCAATACTCGAAGAGGGCTTAGATGTACAGAGCTGTAATGTTGTCATTAGATTTGACCTCTCTTCCACTGTTTGTAGCTTTATACAGTCTCGTGGACGTGCTAGAGTTCAAGGCTCGGATTTTGTGCTGATGATGAGGAA TGGGGATAAGTCCAGTCATACAAGAATGGAGAATTATCTCAAAAGTGGTGAAGTGATGAGGGAGGAATCTATACTCCATGCTTCTGTTCCTTGTGGGCCTTTAAAGAGCCAAGATGAGCCAGTAATGTATCGTGTTGAAAGCACGGGTGCAATTGTAACACTGACTTCTAGTGTGGTACTATTGTATTTTTACTGCTCAAGGCTACCATCAGACGG GTATTTTAAACCTGCTCCTTATTTTCAATTTGATGATGATTTGGGAACATGTACTCTATATCTTCCCAAGAGCAGTTCATTGACTAATCACGTGACTGTTAGTGGTAACGGTAAATTTCTGAAGAAAATGGCATGTCTAGAGGCATGCAAACAACTTCATCAAATTGGTGCTTTGACCGATCACTTAGTACCCGATATGGTGGTCGAGCAGGAGGCTGCTATTCAAGTGCTTG gtTCGGTTCCTAATATGGATAATCTACCAAATTATTTTCCTCCTGAACTAATCGATACTAGTGAAGATGGCGAAATCAAGTCTTACCATTGCTACTTTGTCAAGATGAGTCGGGATTTCGAGTATTATGTGCCTCTGAGCCATGTAATGCTCGTTTTTCCAACTAAGTTCGAGTTAAGCGATGAAGACTTGAACTTTGAATTGAATGATAATAGAGGTTTTGTGACTGCACAGATGAAATATGAAGGCCCTCTTGATCTCAACTCTTACcag GTGGCTATGGCTAGGAGGTTTCAGGTCACTCTTTTCACAATTCTTCTTGATCACAGCTTGCAAAACCTGGAGGAAGCGTTGTCCAAACGCGATTCTGTTTCTGGATTAGATTATCTCGTCCTTCCTTGTAAGCGAGAGGGAGTCATTGATTGGAATTGTGTTATATCTGCAATGTCTCCAAGAAAAAATCTGTGTAAGGAGCCCCTTCACTCTACAGCTTGCGAAGCTGGTCAGCACAGAGTGCATACTAAGCATGGCCTTGTATGTCACTGTATGCTCGTCAATTCTGTGGCCTGGACTCCACACAATGGTCATGTTTATCTTATTAATGACACTTTAACCGATAAGACTGTTAATTCACTCATGGATTTTAAAAGTGGTGTCGGTTTAACATACAATGAGTATTATAAATCAAG ATATTCTATTGACCTGCACTTCGACGAAGGACCATTGCTCAAAGGAAGGCGACCTTTTGTAGTCCACAACAACCCGCAAACATCATCAAAACGTCCTAACGAGAAAG AAAGAATCAGCAATCCTCATGTTCAATTGCCACCAGAACTTTGTTTGATCATTATGTCTCCCATATCCGCCTCTACTTTCTACTCATTTTCATTTGTTCCTGTACTAATGCATCGTCTGGAAAGCTTGCTGGTAGCAGTTAATTTAAAAGGGATCCTTAAGGATCACTGCATAAGAAGTGTTGATATTCCAACTCTCAAG GTGTTGGAAGCTATTACGACGAAAAGGTGTCAAGAGAAATTTCACTTGGAATCTCTGGAGACGCTTGGAGATTCTTTCCTTAAATATGCTACAAGTCAGCAGCTATTCAAGACTTTTCAGAACCAGCATGAGGGTCTACTCACGATCAAGAGGAGTGTAATCATATCAAACGCAACCTTGTGCAGACTCGGCTGTGAACACAAGCTTCCG gGATTCATTCGTGACGAGCCTTTCAATTCTAAAGTTTGGATCATCCCGGGTGATCACTCTGGCAAGTATGTATTAGATGAAGAGTCGATTTCTTCAACAAAAAAGGTGTATAATAGGGGAATGAGGAAGATGAAGTTTAAGAGAATAGCTGATGTTGTTGAGGCCTTAATTGGCGCATTTCTTAGCACGGGTGGTGAAGAAGCTGCATTGTTGTTTCTAAATTGGCTCGGGATTGAGGCTGATAGAATCCCCACACCTTACATAAGGCTGCTACCTATCCATCCCGAGAGACTAGTTAACGTCGGTTATTTCCAAGATTTACTGCATTATTCGTTTCGGGATATATCTCTACTCGTTGAAGCTGTAACTCACGGTTCCTATATGTTACCCGAGGTTCCGTTGTGTTATCAG AGACTAGagtttgtaggtgatgcagtcTTGGATTACATCATAACATTGtatttatacaataaatatCCGGGTCTGACTCCAGGTTTGTTAACTGACCTTCGGTCAGCTTCTGTCAACAACGATTGCTATGCTCGGTCTGCCATTAAGGCCAATCTTCATAAGCATGTTCTTCATGCCTCTCAAGATCTTCATAAGCACGTCCTAATCGCGGTTCAAGAAGTCAACATGTCAGAAACCACGACAGATATCGGTTGGGAATCAGAAACTAATTTCCCTAAG GTTTTGGGGGATGTTATGGAATCTATAGCGGGGGCGATTTTCATTGATTCGGGTTATAACTTGAACGTTGTTTTTGAGAGCATGCGAGGGCTTCTTGAGCCTATAGTTACACCGGAGAGTTTAAAGGTCCATCCTGTACGTGAACTAACTGAATTTTGTCAAAAGGAGCATTATGGGATGGAAAAGCCAGTTGTTTCTCGTGAGAAAGGAATGTTTTTAGTTACGGTTGAGGTGGAAGCCAATGGTACGATTCACAAGTACACTGGCAAAGCAACCGACAAGAAGATTGCCAAGAAACAGGCATGTTCTGAACTTCTAAGTTTGCTCAAGGATTCCATGTCAACAGACATATAG